Below is a window of Manis javanica isolate MJ-LG chromosome 2, MJ_LKY, whole genome shotgun sequence DNA.
tctgtgACCCTCTGCATTACCCTTCGGTGATGAGTCGCCAAGTCTGTGCCCGCTTGCTGGCCATGAGCTGGTCAGTGTCCGTAGTGCACACCATGCTGCATGTGGGCCTCCTCTTGCCTCTGAACTGGGCTGGGGATGCTGAAGGCAACGTTAACCTcccccacttcttctgtgaccACCGACCACTTCTGCGAGCCTCTTGCTCTGACATACGTTCCAATGAGTTGGCCATATTCATGGAGGGCGGCTTCCTCATGCTAGGCCCCTGCACCCTCATTGTACTCTCCTACATCCACATTGGGGCCACCATCGCTCGCTTGCCTTCAGCTGCTGGTCGCTGCCGAGCAGTCTCCACCTGCGGATCCCACCTCACCATGGTTGGCTTCCTCTACGGCACCATCATTTGGGTCTACTTCCAGCCTCCTTCCCAGAACTCTCAGGATCAGGACATGGTGGCTGCCGTGATGTACACTGCCATTACCCCTTTGGCTAACCCTCTGGTGTACAGCCTCCACAACAAGGATGTCAAGCGTGCACTCCGCAGGCTGATTGGATGTGGGGCAGTGGACTCCTGAGTAGCCTATTGGTTCAATGGTGAAAGAAGTGGGCAGATTTGGGCACAACAGGTTTTGGAGAGATGAGAGGAGGAATGGCCAGAAAGTCTCAGAACTCCAGATTTGGCTCGTGTTGCTGCAGGGCCTCCACAGCACTGTGAACATTCCTTGTGCATGCCACATGTGCTAGGCTTCCTCATCTGCATGCCTCTGGGTTCCTCTCTCAGGCCATTTATCTTGAGGGATCAGAGTGGGTACAAACGGGTCACTAGACCTGGGTTGTTTAATTCCAGGGTTCTGAAGAAATGTGAGAATATTATTGTGAAATCTGGAACTGAGGCAGAGACAGTGAAGTTAATTATAGTCACATTTAATGTGAGATGCCTGCTTATGGGATGTGTGTTGGTGTAAATCACAAAGGTAGTGGAAGAGAATGAGTTAGGTAAATAAGAATGGCAATTTTGTAGCTTGTCTGTTCAGTGTGCAAAGCCCAGCAGTGAGTGTGGAATGGTGGTCATGATTCTGCTATAACTCATGTGGACCTTCTATCGTGTGAGCATTTCATTCTGATGTGTGTGAATTctgctatatatattttaattaattttatattaatttgcaagtaatatatacagaaaatgtCACTAAATACTTTTCTGCATAAAACAAATAACAGTGCACTCTTTCAAAAATGGAGATAACTAACTAATTGTACTTAATGTTTTGGGAGCTGGGCATTGGCATCTATTTGGTCAGCTGCAAGATATTTGcagtaatcatttttaaaagacattgcAATATAATAGACATATAATATTGTTTAAGGTATGCCATGTAtttatttgatacatttataaaatggaatatggTTACCCTGGAAGCATTAACTAACACCTCTACCATGTCATATAACTAAATTTTTGTGCTGGGAACAATTAATATCTAGTCTCTTACAACTTTaatgtttataatacagtattgttgtctataatcacaatgctgtgcattagatctccagcACTTAGTTATCTACTAGAGGCAACTTTGTAGCCTTGAGCAGTATCTCCTGAATCCCCCAGCACCCagctcctggtaaccaccattcaaCTCTGTTTTCCCAAATTTAGGTTTTGAAATATCCACATATTGGTTAgctcacacagtatttgtctttctttatctgacttatcTCACATCACATAATGCCCTAATGCATCGTCACAAATGactggatttccttctttctcatggctgtataatattccactgtatgtaagTACCTTCCTGACTGCTCACCTGCCTCACTCCTTGGCTTTTAATCCAAGCCATTccttgtgtatatattttttgcccAAATTGGGGGAGCTTTTTCactggctttcattttttttcaaggacCTTGAGTGGTCCTGCCTTGATAGAGATCCACATCAAGCAAAGCAGAGACATCCCTGTGGTGGTCACTTGGGACCCCCTCAGGCCAGAACAGACAGACTTCCTTGAGAACAAGGGTCCCTCTGCTCCCTCCAGAACCTGGTCCCTGCCATGGGAATGCGGGCTGTCATGCCTGAGACCAAGTTGGGTGTGGGTGTGGTGCATGCTGGGTAATTTAAAATTCCACGAAGATCTCCTGTCCTGTTTCATGACTTTTCCTGGCTCTGTGTTCTCATTGTTGCTGTAGACCTTTACTTAACTTCAGGATTCTGAGAACGTTGACTCTGATATTGTTTGCCAAATTCTTTGGTGTGTCTAGGGACAGACTGCCCTGGAGAATCCTATGCTGCCATTTTTTTCTGACATTGCTCAAGGGTCCTTTTAACTCCAAATGGCTCTATTGGCATTCAGGGCATTTCTGTCTGAACTGTTGGTCCTTCACCACAATCTAATCCTTTCCCAAGTGAGTTACttacttttattcattatttaattgaatgagatttattttctcagtgtgcatggataaagtgaaggttcctgtgtccaggattttcacctggccctgatcGGCCAGCTCagtacacacgtgtgggcaatacattgttactgactctatatagctcttcccagtgctctggttGACATGGTGGaatggctgcaaggctacaggagagcagagaatggAGTGgcagcagcactgaggacagaaactgagatggctgtgcaggcagagaggcccagagggagagactggtttgctgcgtgcagactcgctctgagtagatgggattctagtgattgacctgccactgtggaaataaagttgggtataaaccctttcaccccaagaacgttctactgtcgtttctttggtcacattgaatccatagtgaacttgcccatggctgaaacccattggcaagacagtgtttTGCTCTTAATGGATAATTGAATGATACATAtctaaagaaaaattttcttggctgtggtggttaattttatgagTCAACTTGACTGACCAGTGGTGTCCAGATCAAGCATTATTTCTGGATGTGCCTGTGCAGGTGTTTCTGGTTGAGATTAACATTAGAATTTGCAGGCTCAATAACCTTCTACAATACTGGTGGGCATCGTCCAATCCACTGAGGATATGAATTGGAGATTAGGATGGAAACATAATGGTGGTCAAACTCTCTTACTGTTATCCCATAAAGCCTCATGCTTGGCAACAAATTCCACTGAGTTGAGATGTATTTATTAATGGCAAACACTGAATAATTACAGAGAATATTGGATAGGAAAGATGGCTTCTTGAAATGAGGAAATGGGAATTGATTTCCCCTTGGGGTTTCTTCTTGTCCAACTTTGACATGTGCAAAACTCTGGTGTCCTGCCAAGGGTAGACCTTCTCTAAAGACAATTGTTTTCAGAAGCTTTATGGTTTTAGCCTCAGTGAGATCTATGCAtaaggaaggagaaggagcagACTCCTAAGCTATACTCTCAGTTGGTAAAGGAAGGTAGTAGGGCTCGACCTATTCCAATTAATAATTTATCTGCACTCAATGGGAATTTCCTGGAGCTGGAAGAGTCCCAGAATAAGTACATATAAGTGACAAGCTTCATTGGAATGAGTTGCCCTATGGAAACATTTTCATGGAAAATGCCCAAAAGTACTCCTTAATTTTGTGAGAAAGTGGCAAAGAGGGAGCACAAGTGTACCCAGATGTTCTAACTTGACCATATGATGTCAGATACAGGGAGAAGGTGAAAATAAGGTTACACGCTGCCCTAATAGTCAATAGAAAgaggaatagaaaataataaatcataatCCTCTTGTAAAAAAAATGGTGTGATgttatgtcttgccaatgggtttcagccctgggcaagttcagtatggattcaatgtgaccaaagaaatgacagtagaacattcttggggtgaaagggtttattacccggcttgttctcccggtggtaggtcgagcactagcgtctctgcctccgctcAGAGCACTGAGccgagctctttatacagtgactcagtcaataatagcttattacctaGGGGtttggaagcagtagcctagcagcaggccagttgcatcatcaagtggtttaggttcagtgaggatcctggccagagggaACCCAACTTTCGCCACATGTTGGTACCAAGAAGACCAAAGAATGGAATAAGGTACAAATATTATagtcaagggaaagaaagggatggAGCAATGATCAATTATAACATGGAAAAATAGGTTTTTGTATGAAAAGATGGcttaatggggggaatgtagttgtcttgtctgagggtttcagccctgcgaaagttcactatggattcagtgagacagagaaatgacaatggaacattctaggggtaaaagggtttatacctggctttattctcccagtggtaggttgagcactagaagcatgtctgcaggtctgtaatcctcctccatctctgcctctgcctctgctctgccaagagcactgggcaaagctctttatatagtgactcagtcaataatagatTATTgcttatgggtgtggaagcagtagcctagtgATTCTGTGGATTCATGTAGCACTGTTATGTGCCTGGGATAAAGGAGGGTTAGGAATATCAGAAAAGACGATGGGCATATGTGCCATATTGTAGTTTTCTGACAAGAGAATGACTTTTTAACTACATTCCTGTTAATTAGTCCCACCTGTGATTGCATGCTTTGTCACTGCATCCCAGTCTACTTCCTGGAAATATCACACTAAAAGCAGCGAAGAGCCCCTCACGCACAGAAGCCAGAGGACATTCACGGTTTCATCCAACCAGTAGCTATTGAATTGAACATTGAGTCTGGACCCTGCCCTCCACTAGGAAGTGAGAATGCAGCAGGGAGCAAGAATACACGGGCCCTGCCCTCTGTGCTATGCTATTTCATGAGCTTATGGGGGTTATTTACGCCACTGTGTCAGAGCCAGTCCCTAATAGTTCCCTGTGGCAGGAATAGTAGATGAGCCCCAGCAAACTGGTGTCAGTTGTTTCTGCCTTAAAGTAACGTGAGACTCCAATGCTGAGGTGGTGTTGGAGCGCTGTCACTCTCCTCCTGTGAGCTGGCCTGTCCCATCAGCCCACAGCCCTGAACTCATCAGTGCTCTAGAAATGGGTGGTCGTTTAGAGCCCATTGATGTCAGAATCACTCTCAAACTAAAATATCTGCGAAGAATCTTTTATGAAAATGGGGAACATATTGGGATTACTCTTTTTGTTGGGAACTATGCTAAGGGCTTTACATGCACTTCCTAATGAAATCCAACATCTGCCTCCATTACCAAATAAAATCTCCGATCTGCAGCAAGATTCAGTGTTTTTTCCCATTTAAGCTGTTAGGAAAAGGAAccataaattataaaacttccaTAGGTATGCAACAGCAGCTTTTGAAGATggcatacataaatatacataaacacatacatccagaaatgggaatatatatatatatgcatattcatTCCATCTCTATATGTACATTCCATCTACATATgagtatgtttatatatatacatatatggatagaatatatgtgaaacatataTACACAACACATATATAagacatatgtgtgtatatcctgatatgtaaaaattaaaatatagttttatatatatgctatatttcattaatatgtacAAATACAGGACTATGTAATTGCCATTTTCTGTGTTTGGTGATGATTAAATATTGCTGTTTAGTGTAGTTCAAGCTAATATTATTGTGTGATCAGAATCCATGCTTTAACATGAAACCCCCATGTAGGTGGTTCTGAGCACCTACACCCTGTGTTATCTTTGGCTGCAAGGAACCTGAAGCCCAAAACTGCCCTAGTGCTGGGGCGAGGTGACTCCTTCATTCACATCTGTGTAGTTTACAGTTGACAAAGGCTCGCACAAACATGAACTTGTATTCTAGCCACAGATGTTTATGAGGGCCTGTAGGCTTCCATTCTATAGACATGTAACCTGAGGCCACAGGGTTTAGTGACTTTGCCAAGGTCTCACTGCCACTTGGTGCGGCTTCTGCCCTCAAACTTCACCCAGCACGGTGCCCTAGAATCTCTCTGGGATGGTAAGTGCAAATGAAGGGTCAGGAGACTCTGAGGGCCTCAGTCACACTCAGGTGTGTGGCAGTGACAGCAGGTCCTCTTCAGGGCAGAGTGCTGGGGCACTGGTTATCTCAGCTGTTGGGGCCCCACAGGGAGGGTGCGTAGCAAGTAATTGAGATCATGGTTGCAAGTATAAGCCCCcaaccatgcacacacacacacacacacacacacacacacacacacacacacaaaattctgAACTGAGGATTCCATTCACCTGCATCTGATTCCCATTCTAAGGGAAGGAACACCAGTATGTGCCTCATTCCTAAACACTCAAATGCATACAAGTCATAAATTATGGACAAGCTAACGCATGCACAGTATGCAATAATGTGTCAACCACATTTACATTCACAATGCACCATTGACAGACAAGCACCACACATCTACTGAAACACAGaactcacacaccacatacacataaCTCATCACTATACGTACACATCACAAAAACACACAGGACAACACACAATAGCAAAATCTCACAAGAAACATGCTGCAACAACACCCATGCACACCCACCACACACTCACTACAAGAAGCAGTGCACACACCCCCATCACCAAGAGGCGAGCTCCGACCCCTTCTgacccacccccttccccaggaGCCTGACAGCGGGGGCAGCTAAGCCTCTTTGGTCACAGGCACCATCATTAAACCATCACCATTGTCCATGCACGTGGTAACACACACATGGTGCAGACACGCAGAGGCCAGCATACAGGACACGTCCTGCTCTCACACCCGGACATGTCCCCACACAGTCACACGGCACTAGCACCCACTGTGAGCAGAGCTGTGAGCCCTCCGACCCTTTTCCTCGGAAGGTCAGGAGACTTCTCCACAGTGAAGACAGCAGTCTTACCTCCAGGGCTGGGCTCTGACCCGCTCAGCTGTGACTCCCGCCCGGTGGGGTAATGCACCTGTCTGACAACAGGAGGCAAATACTGAGCGTCACAGGCATGAATCCAGAGTCCCTCACCACACGTTAGATGACTGATGACCTGTGTACTTGCACTAACACAGACCCCAGACAGGACCTAACTCAGGAAAAAGTCAGACTGTAGTCTAATGTAGTACACACGCACATGCAATTGGCAAACATCATGTACACAAACATACAACATAcattcagacacacacaccctcatgaGCACAGACATACTCGTGCACAAACCCACAAGCACACAGGCAGATCCATCACCAAGTACAGAATTTCAGCTCCTTCCCACCTGTTCTCATGGTTGGTGAGTTTACACCCCTCTTGCAGACTGCCTCCCAGGCCCTCAGCTTCTCTTCGTAGTGAAGGAGGAGCCACCCACGTTAATTGGCCAATTTCTTACTGCTGGTCTGGAGCCATGTGTCCAGGAGCCAGAGGGAACTGGAGTCACATGGGACTGGCTCCCTAATGCCAGATATGTCTTGGACTCCTTTCTTCTCGGGCACAATTCCAAGTTCAAACTTTTCTTGTACATGATTCTAGTTGGAACTCAGactattttttaacttcatttttaaatgatttaatactTAGAAAAAAGTTGTAAGGATGATAGTATGAAATCCTGTATCCCCTCTTCCGCACTGCATGACAGCTAACGTTTTATCATATTTgctttagtgtgtgtgtgtgtgtgtgtgtgtgtgtgtgtgtgtgtgtgcgcgtgaaTTCTAGATTCAGACTATACATCTCAGTAGGCACACCACCGTGCATATTATCAGAAGGCACATGATTTAGTTCACATGTCAGAAGCTCTTCACTCTTCAGCAGGGAGAGAATTTAGGAGAATGTTTATTACCCACACAAAGGACACCTCGGGGAGAGCTGGGTGGTCTGAGTTGGGTTCGCAAAAGCAGAGGGACTGGCTTTTGGAGTTTGTAGTGCTTAAAAGGTGGAATGGAGTAAAGGTTTCTTCTGGAGAAAGAGACCGTGTGCTCTGCTATCTGAGCAGTTTTGCCTTACTGTTTTTCTTCATGTGGCAGTAAGGACCTGTAAGGAGACAAAAGCCCCCTTGGCTGGCCAGCAGATGACCTAAGGCTAGGCGCTACCAGCAGACAGGGCTGCCAGGGAGCATTGCCCATCATTCAGGGCTCTGAGGGCTGTGGCAACTTGGACATTATTGTGTACAATTCCTGATTGGCATCAATGATTTCATTTGTCGTGTAATGTTGTGGCCTCCACAGCAGCACCAGTGACCCCCAACTGGTC
It encodes the following:
- the LOC118973201 gene encoding olfactory receptor 1B1, with product MTCFLIPTVFQAGSLSLIMGCTPNASHSPVFLLRGFSGASVSPSLLFVLFLAVYLMTVVVNMTLVLLISRDPRLHTPMYYLLRGLSVIDMGVSTVILPQLLAHLLSNSPAIPASRCLAQFFFFYAFGVTDTLVVSVMAVDRYVAICDPLHYPSVMSRQVCARLLAMSWSVSVVHTMLHVGLLLPLNWAGDAEGNVNLPHFFCDHRPLLRASCSDIRSNELAIFMEGGFLMLGPCTLIVLSYIHIGATIARLPSAAGRCRAVSTCGSHLTMVGFLYGTIIWVYFQPPSQNSQDQDMVAAVMYTAITPLANPLVYSLHNKDVKRALRRLIGCGAVDS